One part of the Williamwhitmania sp. genome encodes these proteins:
- a CDS encoding RagB/SusD family nutrient uptake outer membrane protein: MKFSKIQFKSKTYLLALGAITAATILSCTNYLDVPIEGQLPSDYTKQLTADEAFQYVSAAYGGLRDFGVSAFPYIGMFEITSDDADKGSTADDSPSMIALNNFTYDANTDLIASFWSDHYSVISSCNYAISALNQLQFKDTSARNQLIAEAKFIRAFMFLRLNVAFGGVPMVDTLKTVDDFAKVPRSTKAEVYAAIEKDLKEAIPYLPDSYTADQIGRATSWAAKALLARTCMFEEKWADVKTLTDEIIAGGPYSLYPNFYKMFRVEGENGIGSIFELQNSSMDQGRYRCDYGFEQGPRNNFAHLQGWGFCVPSQKLVNFFNGRNDIIREGATVLPRGFKTPEGDSINAACPNPYYNYKVYTQIKYNDIDYAVDYNIRLIRYAEVLLMNAEAALHVGGDAATPFNLVRQRAGLPAIDSPTLQDVWDERRAEFALEEFRFEDLVRTGQAPTVLGPLGFVAGKNEVFPIPQSQIDLSNGVLIQNPGY; this comes from the coding sequence ATGAAATTCAGCAAGATACAATTTAAGAGCAAAACATACTTACTGGCTTTAGGAGCCATTACGGCTGCAACCATTCTTTCGTGTACTAACTATCTCGATGTTCCAATAGAAGGGCAGCTACCATCGGATTATACGAAGCAGCTTACTGCCGATGAGGCATTCCAGTACGTTAGTGCAGCATACGGTGGACTCCGGGATTTTGGTGTTAGCGCCTTTCCCTACATCGGTATGTTCGAAATTACCTCCGACGATGCCGACAAGGGAAGTACTGCCGACGACTCACCATCGATGATTGCCTTAAATAATTTTACCTACGACGCAAACACTGACCTCATAGCTAGCTTTTGGAGTGACCACTACAGCGTAATTAGCAGCTGCAACTACGCCATTAGCGCGCTTAACCAGCTGCAGTTTAAGGATACCTCTGCAAGAAATCAGCTGATTGCCGAAGCAAAATTCATCAGAGCATTCATGTTTCTTCGACTTAATGTTGCCTTTGGAGGAGTGCCAATGGTGGATACGCTAAAGACAGTTGATGATTTTGCTAAGGTGCCTAGATCGACCAAGGCAGAAGTATATGCAGCCATTGAGAAGGATCTGAAGGAAGCTATTCCCTATCTTCCAGACTCCTATACCGCCGACCAAATTGGTAGGGCAACCAGCTGGGCAGCAAAGGCCTTGTTGGCTAGAACCTGCATGTTTGAAGAAAAATGGGCCGATGTAAAAACCCTTACCGATGAAATAATTGCCGGCGGTCCATACTCGCTCTACCCTAACTTCTACAAAATGTTTCGCGTGGAGGGAGAAAATGGTATTGGGTCTATTTTCGAGCTGCAGAACTCATCAATGGATCAAGGCAGATACCGCTGCGACTACGGTTTTGAACAGGGACCTCGCAACAACTTTGCCCACTTACAAGGATGGGGATTCTGCGTTCCATCCCAAAAACTAGTCAACTTTTTTAATGGGAGAAATGATATTATACGTGAAGGTGCAACCGTTCTTCCAAGAGGCTTCAAAACTCCAGAAGGAGACTCCATTAATGCAGCATGTCCAAACCCATACTACAACTACAAAGTTTATACTCAAATAAAATACAACGACATTGACTACGCCGTCGACTACAATATTCGATTGATTCGATACGCCGAAGTGTTGCTAATGAATGCTGAAGCAGCACTCCATGTGGGTGGTGATGCAGCTACACCGTTTAACCTTGTTCGGCAACGTGCAGGATTACCAGCAATTGACTCTCCCACCCTACAAGATGTTTGGGATGAGCGTAGGGCCGAATTTGCCCTTGAGGAGTTCCGCTTCGAGGACCTTGTAAGAACAGGGCAGGCTCCGACGGTACTGGGACCGCTAGGTTTTGTTGCCGGAAAAAATGAAGTGTTCCCCATACCCCAGTCTCAGATTGACCTTAGCAACGGCGTACTTATTCAAAATCCTGGATACTAA
- a CDS encoding TonB-dependent receptor, with amino-acid sequence MKRFYAICLIVFFPSWLLAQQLITGKVVDEQGNTLPGTNVFIKNTTRGTITDLDGLYSISAQKNDTIVFSMLGLEQYEAVVGNQTTIDVVLKASSKKINAVVVIGYGTSKLKDLTAPIVNLKSEEISRQATANPAQALQGKIAGVTVTNNGEPGSAPQIRIRGVGTALASGSGPLYIVDGVVVSDINFLNNSDIDNISILKDASAGAIYGVQAANGVVLITTKKGKKGEPQFNFSAYAGVQHATNLVKMANTSQYIELLNQRTGLTGAGNLYDAANFPVSTQWYQELLRNPFISSVDLNVNGGTDKTLYAFGLSHFYQDGLINTGNKNNHYDRINFRAKNDYTFTKHFTGGFGLIFSRSMDVPTNNYALYQAYVTPPAYKPKDATGAWSDPTALGFSGPFANPSATVYYNDNRTESYSILPNAYLDIKFLNNHLDFRTVFSGDIGFGLERTYTPVFYVSGLQNNNTSNLNKVFNFRRNLIWDNTLNYSQTFGKSDLKVMVGSSVQDFYDTYLSGTRYNVPYLSNATLYLSLGDNGTQQTTDGGNLSRVVSGFTRVSYSYDSKYLVTGTFRADGSSKYANNQWGYFPSLGLGWVLSEENFLKHNKYINFLKIRSSWGKLGNSNVPANSSITYGGPVDGGIFGGNNYIPGLTFSTVIKQPLKWEVIEEYDGGVEAYAFKNKLNFELDYYSRITHDAVFNAPVVGISGTDNLLGNNGKIKNNGIEMVIGWSSQTKSGKIKYNVSTNFTLIHNEVLAINNESGVLYGPQVNGAFITRTIVGKPIGSFYGYNAIGVFQSNTEIENYKSADGTVLQPDAIPGDLKFANTNGDNQINNDDRTYLGSPIPKFTYGLTGGLSYGNWDLSMAIQGVYGNKIFNLKRIDRNAFPDGNYDYNFYQHHWNGPGSTNDYPSAALTRKNIQPNSFFVESGSYIRLRNVQVGYTIPENTIKKVGFKSFRVYVNAQNPLTIFGYNGFTPEIGGDPISTGIDESTNPLSAIYTFGINATF; translated from the coding sequence AGAAAATTAATGCGGTAGTGGTTATAGGTTATGGCACCTCGAAGCTAAAAGACCTAACTGCACCAATTGTGAATCTCAAATCGGAAGAAATTTCAAGACAAGCCACCGCAAACCCAGCGCAGGCCCTTCAGGGTAAGATAGCCGGCGTTACGGTTACCAATAACGGTGAACCGGGCAGTGCTCCACAAATCCGAATAAGGGGCGTGGGAACAGCCTTGGCCAGCGGATCGGGTCCCCTCTACATTGTAGACGGAGTGGTTGTAAGCGACATCAACTTTCTTAACAACTCCGACATCGACAACATTTCGATATTAAAGGATGCATCAGCTGGCGCGATATACGGCGTTCAGGCCGCCAACGGCGTGGTGCTCATTACCACTAAAAAAGGGAAAAAGGGAGAGCCGCAATTTAACTTCTCGGCCTACGCAGGGGTACAGCACGCTACCAATTTGGTGAAAATGGCCAATACAAGCCAATATATTGAGCTCCTAAACCAACGCACAGGACTAACCGGAGCAGGTAACCTTTACGATGCTGCTAACTTCCCTGTAAGCACGCAGTGGTATCAAGAACTCCTTCGCAATCCATTTATCTCAAGCGTGGACCTTAACGTAAATGGGGGTACCGATAAAACCCTCTACGCATTTGGACTCAGCCATTTCTACCAGGATGGACTTATAAATACGGGAAACAAGAATAACCATTACGATCGTATAAATTTCCGAGCAAAGAATGACTATACCTTTACAAAACACTTCACGGGTGGCTTTGGGCTTATCTTTTCTCGGAGCATGGATGTTCCAACTAACAATTACGCTCTTTACCAAGCCTATGTAACACCACCGGCCTACAAGCCAAAAGATGCGACAGGAGCCTGGTCCGATCCAACAGCCTTAGGCTTTTCAGGTCCATTTGCAAATCCTTCAGCTACGGTTTACTACAACGATAATCGCACCGAAAGCTATAGCATTCTCCCCAACGCATACTTAGACATTAAATTTCTCAATAACCATCTCGACTTTAGAACCGTTTTCAGTGGCGACATCGGATTTGGACTCGAGCGAACCTATACACCCGTATTCTACGTTTCGGGGCTCCAAAACAACAATACGAGCAACCTCAACAAGGTTTTCAACTTCAGAAGAAACTTAATTTGGGACAACACCTTGAACTACAGCCAAACCTTTGGCAAGAGCGACCTCAAGGTAATGGTGGGAAGCTCCGTTCAGGATTTCTACGACACCTACCTCAGTGGAACTCGCTACAACGTTCCTTACCTCTCCAATGCAACACTTTACCTGTCATTGGGCGACAATGGAACACAACAAACAACCGATGGCGGTAACTTGAGCAGGGTTGTTTCAGGATTTACTCGGGTAAGCTACAGCTACGACTCAAAATATCTTGTAACCGGGACTTTCAGGGCCGACGGCTCATCCAAGTATGCCAATAACCAATGGGGCTACTTTCCATCCCTTGGGTTGGGTTGGGTATTATCTGAGGAAAACTTCCTAAAACATAATAAGTATATCAACTTTCTTAAAATAAGGAGTAGCTGGGGCAAACTTGGAAATAGCAACGTTCCAGCCAACTCCAGCATTACCTATGGTGGCCCCGTCGACGGTGGAATTTTCGGTGGCAACAACTACATACCTGGATTAACCTTCTCAACGGTAATTAAGCAACCACTTAAGTGGGAGGTAATTGAGGAATACGATGGAGGAGTTGAGGCGTATGCCTTTAAGAATAAACTCAATTTTGAACTCGACTACTACAGCCGTATCACCCATGATGCCGTTTTTAATGCACCAGTGGTTGGAATCTCAGGTACAGATAACCTTTTAGGGAATAATGGAAAGATTAAGAACAACGGTATTGAAATGGTTATTGGCTGGTCGAGTCAGACGAAGAGTGGCAAAATAAAATACAACGTTAGCACCAACTTTACTCTCATACACAACGAAGTGCTCGCCATTAATAACGAGTCGGGTGTGCTATACGGACCACAGGTAAACGGTGCCTTTATAACCCGGACTATTGTTGGTAAGCCCATTGGTTCCTTTTACGGATATAATGCCATTGGTGTATTTCAGTCAAATACTGAGATCGAAAACTACAAGAGCGCCGATGGAACCGTTCTACAACCCGACGCCATTCCCGGCGACCTTAAGTTTGCAAATACAAATGGCGACAACCAAATTAATAATGACGATAGAACCTACCTGGGCAGCCCCATTCCCAAATTCACCTACGGCCTAACGGGTGGTCTCTCCTACGGAAATTGGGATCTATCCATGGCCATTCAAGGGGTTTATGGGAATAAGATCTTCAACTTAAAGCGTATTGATAGAAACGCATTCCCTGACGGAAACTACGATTACAATTTTTATCAGCACCACTGGAATGGCCCGGGATCGACAAATGATTATCCCTCAGCAGCCCTTACACGAAAAAACATTCAGCCAAACTCCTTCTTCGTTGAGTCGGGTAGTTACATCCGCCTAAGGAATGTGCAAGTGGGGTATACCATCCCAGAGAATACTATTAAAAAAGTTGGTTTTAAGAGTTTTAGAGTTTATGTAAATGCTCAAAACCCGCTTACCATCTTTGGCTATAACGGATTTACACCTGAAATTGGTGGCGATCCTATATCCACCGGTATCGACGAGTCAACAAACCCTCTTTCCGCCATCTACACCTTTGGTATTAACGCAACATTTTAA